The following proteins are co-located in the Flavobacterium sp. CECT 9288 genome:
- a CDS encoding UDP-3-O-(3-hydroxymyristoyl)glucosamine N-acyltransferase: protein MKFKKRHALQEIASIINCKYIGDADFPVYGMNEIHVVVPGDIVFVDHPKYYDKALQSAATIILINKEVDCPEGKALLLSDDPFRDFNVLTRHFKPFQFSNVAISNTAVIGEGTVIQPNTFIGNHVEIGNNCLIHSNVSIYDHTVIGNNVIIHAGTVLGADAFYYKKRPEGYDQLVSGGRVVIEDNVGIGALCTIDKGVTGDTTIGEGTKIDNQVHIGHDTVIGKKCLIASQTGIAGCVIVEDEVTMWGQVGTTSGITIGAKAVIMGQTGVTKSVEGGKSYFGTPIEESREKLKQLANIKKIPEILNKLK, encoded by the coding sequence ATGAAGTTCAAAAAAAGACATGCTTTACAAGAAATAGCAAGCATCATCAATTGTAAATACATTGGTGATGCTGATTTTCCTGTTTACGGCATGAATGAAATTCATGTTGTAGTACCAGGCGATATCGTTTTTGTTGACCATCCTAAATATTATGATAAAGCATTACAATCTGCGGCAACCATAATATTAATCAATAAAGAGGTTGATTGTCCAGAGGGTAAAGCATTGTTATTGTCTGATGATCCTTTTAGAGATTTTAATGTTTTAACAAGGCATTTTAAACCTTTTCAATTTTCGAATGTTGCTATTTCTAACACTGCTGTAATTGGTGAAGGAACAGTCATTCAACCCAATACTTTTATTGGAAATCATGTGGAAATTGGTAATAATTGTTTAATCCATTCTAATGTGTCTATTTATGACCATACTGTAATAGGTAACAATGTTATTATACATGCTGGTACTGTTTTAGGGGCTGATGCTTTTTATTATAAAAAACGTCCAGAGGGTTATGATCAATTGGTTTCTGGTGGTAGAGTTGTTATTGAAGACAATGTTGGGATAGGTGCTCTTTGTACCATTGATAAAGGAGTGACTGGAGATACAACCATAGGTGAAGGAACAAAAATTGACAACCAAGTTCATATTGGACATGATACCGTTATTGGTAAAAAATGTTTAATTGCATCTCAAACTGGTATTGCAGGTTGTGTAATTGTTGAGGATGAAGTAACCATGTGGGGACAAGTAGGCACAACTAGTGGAATCACAATTGGGGCAAAAGCTGTTATTATGGGACAAACTGGAGTTACTAAATCTGTTGAAGGTGGTAAATCCTATTTTGGTACACCTATAGAAGAATCTAGGGAAAAGTTGAAGCAATTGGCTAATATTAAAAAAATTCCAGAAATTTTAAATAAACTGAAGTAA
- the efp gene encoding elongation factor P: MASTSDIKNGLCIKYNNDIYKIIEFLHVKPGKGPAFVRTKLRSLTNGKVLDNTFSAGHKIDEVRVENHKFQFLYPEGDQFHFMNTETFEQITLNKNILDSPDLLKEGENVMVSINTETDLPLSVDMPASVILEVTYAEPGIKGNTATNATKSATVETGASVNVPLFINEGDKIKIDTASGSYMERVKE, from the coding sequence ATGGCATCTACATCAGATATTAAAAACGGATTGTGTATCAAGTACAACAATGATATTTATAAAATTATTGAATTTTTACATGTTAAGCCAGGAAAAGGGCCAGCATTTGTGAGAACAAAATTAAGAAGTTTAACAAATGGTAAAGTATTAGATAACACTTTTTCGGCAGGTCACAAAATTGATGAAGTTCGCGTTGAAAACCACAAATTCCAATTTTTGTACCCAGAAGGAGATCAGTTTCATTTTATGAACACAGAAACTTTTGAACAAATTACATTAAACAAGAATATTTTGGACTCTCCTGATTTATTAAAAGAAGGTGAAAATGTAATGGTAAGTATCAATACCGAAACTGACCTACCTTTATCTGTTGATATGCCAGCTTCAGTTATTCTTGAAGTTACGTATGCTGAACCAGGGATAAAAGGAAATACAGCAACCAATGCTACTAAATCTGCTACGGTAGAAACGGGTGCAAGTGTTAATGTACCTTTATTTATCAACGAAGGTGATAAAATTAAAATAGATACGGCAAGCGGTTCATATATGGAGCGCGTTAAAGAATAA
- the lpxA gene encoding acyl-ACP--UDP-N-acetylglucosamine O-acyltransferase, producing MNQPLAYVHPGAKIAKNVVIEPFTTIHNNVVIGDGTWIGSNVTIMEGARIGKNCNIFPGAVISAVPQDLKFGGEDSLVIIGDNCTIRECVTINRGTIASGQTVIGDNCLIMATAHIAHDCHVGNNAIIVNGVLLGGHVTIGNYAIIGGLSAVHQFISVGDHAMISGGSLLRKDVPPYTKAAKEPLSYVGINSVGLRRRGFSSDKIREIQDIYRILYQKNYNVTQALGIIEAEMEATPERDEIIDFIRNSSRGVMKGYSGNY from the coding sequence ATGAATCAACCACTAGCCTATGTTCATCCGGGTGCTAAAATTGCCAAAAATGTTGTAATAGAACCATTTACAACCATTCACAATAACGTTGTTATTGGAGATGGAACTTGGATAGGTTCAAATGTTACCATTATGGAAGGTGCAAGAATTGGAAAAAATTGTAATATATTCCCTGGAGCAGTCATTTCAGCAGTTCCTCAAGATTTAAAATTTGGCGGAGAGGATTCACTAGTAATTATAGGCGATAATTGTACCATTAGAGAATGTGTAACTATCAATAGAGGTACTATTGCTTCTGGTCAAACTGTAATAGGTGATAATTGCCTTATTATGGCAACGGCGCATATTGCTCATGATTGCCATGTTGGTAATAATGCCATTATTGTTAATGGTGTTTTACTTGGTGGCCATGTAACCATTGGAAATTATGCCATAATAGGTGGATTGTCAGCAGTTCATCAATTTATAAGTGTAGGTGATCATGCTATGATTTCAGGAGGATCTTTGTTGAGAAAAGATGTTCCACCATATACAAAAGCGGCTAAAGAACCTTTGTCATACGTAGGGATAAACTCTGTAGGTTTACGAAGAAGAGGATTTTCTTCTGATAAAATAAGAGAGATTCAAGACATCTATAGAATTTTATATCAAAAAAATTACAATGTCACTCAAGCTTTGGGAATTATTGAAGCCGAAATGGAAGCAACTCCAGAAAGAGATGAAATAATTGATTTTATTAGAAATTCTTCACGAGGTGTTATGAAAGGATATTCTGGGAACTATTAA
- a CDS encoding bifunctional UDP-3-O-[3-hydroxymyristoyl] N-acetylglucosamine deacetylase/3-hydroxyacyl-ACP dehydratase, which yields MVKQKTIKTEISLTGVGLHTGKEVKMTFKPAPVNNGFTFVRVDLEGQPVIEADANYVVNTQRGTNLEKLGVKIQTPEHVLAALIGCDLDNIIIELNASELPIMDGSSKYFVEALENAGFEEQNAKRKVYVVKEVISYLDEASGSEILVMPSDQYCVTTMVDFGTKILGTQNANLKSITDFKNEIADSRTFSFLHELESLLENGLIKGGDLNNAIVYVDKEISASTMENLKVAFGKDEISVKPNGILDNLTLHYPNEAARHKLLDVVGDLALIGTRIQGKVIANKPGHFVNTQFAKKMAKIIKIEQRNYVPVYDLNQEPLMDIHKIMAVLPHRPPFLLIDRIIEMSESHVVGMKNVTMNENFFVGHFPEAPVMPGVLIVEAMAQTGGILVLSTVPDPENYLTYFMKIDNVKFKHKVLPGDTLIFKCDLITPIRRGICHMQANAYANGKLVAEAELMAQIAKKQ from the coding sequence ATGGTTAAACAGAAAACCATCAAAACAGAAATTTCACTTACAGGAGTGGGCTTACATACCGGAAAAGAAGTTAAAATGACTTTTAAACCAGCTCCAGTAAATAATGGTTTTACTTTTGTGAGAGTTGATCTAGAGGGGCAGCCAGTGATAGAAGCTGACGCTAATTATGTGGTAAACACACAAAGAGGAACTAATCTTGAAAAACTTGGTGTAAAGATTCAAACTCCAGAGCATGTTTTGGCGGCATTAATAGGTTGTGATCTTGATAATATTATAATTGAATTAAATGCTTCTGAACTTCCTATTATGGATGGTTCTTCTAAATATTTTGTTGAAGCGCTAGAAAATGCAGGTTTTGAAGAGCAAAATGCAAAACGCAAAGTATATGTTGTAAAAGAGGTAATCTCTTATCTTGACGAAGCTTCTGGAAGTGAAATTCTAGTAATGCCAAGTGATCAATACTGCGTTACAACCATGGTTGATTTTGGAACTAAAATATTAGGAACTCAAAACGCAAACTTAAAAAGTATTACCGATTTTAAAAATGAAATTGCTGATTCTAGAACTTTTAGTTTTCTACATGAATTAGAGTCCTTATTAGAAAATGGATTAATTAAAGGTGGCGATTTAAACAACGCAATTGTATATGTTGATAAGGAAATTTCAGCATCTACAATGGAAAATTTAAAGGTTGCATTTGGTAAAGATGAAATTTCGGTTAAACCAAATGGAATTCTAGATAACCTAACGTTGCATTATCCTAATGAGGCTGCAAGACACAAATTACTTGATGTAGTTGGTGATTTAGCTTTGATAGGTACACGCATTCAAGGAAAAGTAATTGCAAATAAACCCGGTCATTTTGTGAATACACAGTTTGCAAAAAAGATGGCAAAAATCATAAAAATTGAACAAAGAAATTACGTTCCTGTTTATGATTTGAATCAAGAACCTTTGATGGACATTCATAAAATTATGGCGGTGTTGCCTCACAGACCTCCATTTTTATTAATTGATAGAATCATTGAAATGTCTGAAAGTCACGTGGTAGGTATGAAAAATGTGACCATGAACGAGAATTTCTTTGTAGGACATTTTCCAGAAGCTCCCGTAATGCCAGGTGTTTTAATTGTTGAAGCTATGGCTCAAACAGGAGGAATACTGGTTTTAAGTACGGTTCCAGATCCTGAAAATTATTTGACATATTTCATGAAAATTGATAATGTGAAATTCAAACATAAAGTATTACCTGGTGATACATTGATATTTAAATGTGATTTGATCACGCCTATCCGTAGAGGAATATGTCACATGCAAGCAAATGCTTACGCAAATGGTAAGCTTGTAGCCGAGGCAGAACTTATGGCGCAGATTGCAAAAAAACAGTAA
- the lpxD gene encoding UDP-3-O-(3-hydroxymyristoyl)glucosamine N-acyltransferase: MKFTAAQIAEILEGEVIGNPMAEVSTLSKIEEGIEGSLTFLSNPKYNNHIYTTKASVTIVNQSFAPDNMVNTTMIKVDDAYASFTKLLEFYNQVKLNKAGVEEPSFISKNVILGANFYLGSFSYIGENVSIGDNVKIYPNCFVGDNVVLGDDTILFAGAKVYSETIIGKNCTIHSGAIIGSDGFGFAPNPDGTYTKIPQIGNVIIEDNVDIGSCTTVDRATMGSTIIRKGVKLDNQIQIAHNVEIGENTVIAAQTGVAGSTKIGRNCMIGGQVGISGHLTIGNNVRIQAQSGVGRNIKDNEVLQGSPTFGYNDFSKSYVHFKNLPKIVAEIEELKKKILNQKNGNNG; the protein is encoded by the coding sequence ATGAAATTTACAGCAGCACAAATAGCGGAGATTCTGGAGGGAGAAGTAATAGGGAATCCTATGGCTGAAGTTTCTACATTATCAAAAATTGAAGAAGGAATTGAGGGTTCACTTACTTTTCTTTCAAATCCTAAATACAACAACCATATCTATACTACAAAAGCATCTGTTACGATTGTTAATCAAAGTTTTGCACCCGATAATATGGTAAACACAACAATGATTAAAGTTGATGATGCTTATGCCTCGTTTACAAAATTATTAGAATTTTATAATCAAGTAAAACTCAATAAAGCAGGGGTTGAAGAACCTTCTTTTATTTCTAAAAATGTAATTTTAGGAGCTAATTTTTATTTAGGAAGCTTTAGTTATATTGGCGAAAACGTTTCAATTGGTGATAATGTGAAAATTTATCCAAATTGTTTTGTAGGGGATAACGTAGTTTTAGGAGATGATACAATTCTTTTTGCTGGTGCAAAAGTGTATTCGGAAACAATTATTGGAAAAAATTGTACCATTCACTCTGGAGCAATTATCGGATCTGATGGTTTTGGTTTCGCACCAAATCCTGACGGGACGTACACAAAAATACCTCAAATAGGTAATGTAATTATTGAAGATAATGTTGATATAGGTTCCTGTACTACTGTAGATAGAGCAACCATGGGATCTACTATAATTAGAAAAGGAGTAAAGTTAGACAATCAAATTCAGATTGCTCACAATGTTGAGATAGGGGAGAACACGGTTATTGCAGCTCAAACTGGTGTAGCTGGTTCTACAAAAATCGGCCGAAACTGTATGATAGGAGGTCAGGTTGGCATATCTGGCCATTTAACAATAGGTAACAATGTTCGTATTCAAGCCCAATCAGGTGTGGGGAGAAACATAAAAGACAATGAAGTTTTACAAGGTAGTCCTACCTTTGGGTACAATGATTTTAGTAAGTCATATGTGCATTTTAAAAACTTACCTAAAATTGTAGCTGAAATAGAAGAATTAAAAAAGAAAATTTTAAACCAAAAAAATGGAAACAATGGTTAA
- a CDS encoding HD domain-containing protein encodes MTQINKLKIFNDPIYGFITIPNALIYDLIQHPYLQRLRRISQMGLSYLVYPGANHTRFHHALGCMHLMQKAVDVLRFKDVTISTEEENALYIAILLHDIGHGPFSHAMEKSIVEDVHHEAISLLFMNKLNNEFNGQLSLAIQVFKGEYNRKFMLQLISSQLDMDRMDYLKRDSFYSGVAEGNVNSERLIQMMNVVDDYLVIEEKGIYSVEKFLMSRRLMYWQAYLHKTSLVAELILMKILKRAKELTLKGIELPCSDPLLYFMQNKVTIDTFDETTLDLFAQLDDFDIIGALKSWQKNDDFILSSLSKMIVNRDLLKIKLTTDKVTLEDLQPMQERFAAQNSISIADTNYFIFKGKIKNQAYSKEAEPIRILKKDSTIEDVIESSDQLNLKSLSKLVTKYYLCFPKQLL; translated from the coding sequence GTGACTCAAATCAATAAACTCAAAATATTTAATGATCCCATTTACGGTTTCATTACCATTCCAAATGCTTTAATTTACGACTTAATTCAGCATCCTTATCTTCAGCGTTTACGAAGGATTTCTCAGATGGGATTGTCCTATTTAGTTTATCCAGGTGCTAATCATACTCGTTTTCACCATGCTTTAGGTTGTATGCACTTGATGCAGAAAGCGGTCGATGTATTGCGTTTTAAAGATGTTACCATCTCTACAGAAGAAGAAAATGCACTCTATATTGCAATTTTATTACATGATATAGGACATGGACCTTTTTCCCATGCCATGGAAAAAAGTATTGTAGAGGATGTGCATCATGAAGCCATTTCATTGCTTTTTATGAATAAATTAAACAATGAATTTAATGGGCAACTCAGTTTAGCAATCCAGGTTTTTAAAGGAGAATACAATCGAAAATTCATGTTGCAATTGATCTCTAGTCAGCTAGACATGGATCGAATGGATTATTTAAAACGAGATAGTTTTTACTCTGGTGTTGCTGAGGGCAATGTTAATTCAGAGCGTTTAATCCAAATGATGAATGTGGTTGATGATTATTTAGTTATTGAAGAGAAAGGAATATACTCGGTAGAAAAATTCTTAATGTCAAGAAGATTGATGTATTGGCAAGCGTATTTACACAAAACAAGTCTTGTAGCCGAGTTGATATTAATGAAAATTTTGAAACGTGCAAAAGAACTTACTCTTAAAGGGATTGAACTTCCTTGCAGTGATCCACTTTTGTATTTTATGCAAAATAAAGTTACCATTGATACATTTGACGAAACTACATTAGATTTATTTGCGCAATTAGATGATTTTGATATTATAGGAGCCTTAAAAAGTTGGCAAAAAAACGATGATTTTATTCTGTCTTCTCTAAGCAAAATGATTGTTAACAGAGATTTGTTAAAAATTAAATTAACAACTGATAAAGTAACTCTTGAGGATTTACAGCCTATGCAAGAACGTTTTGCTGCTCAAAATTCTATTTCTATTGCCGATACCAATTATTTTATTTTTAAAGGAAAAATCAAGAATCAAGCATACAGTAAAGAGGCTGAGCCCATACGTATTCTTAAAAAAGACAGCACAATTGAAGACGTAATTGAGTCATCTGATCAGTTAAATTTGAAATCCTTATCAAAGTTAGTGACCAAGTATTATTTATGTTTCCCAAAACAACTGTTATAA
- a CDS encoding amino acid permease produces MALKGLFRKKTVQDILNQVEKNNADGHNALGKHLTARDLTAFGIAAIVGAGIFSTIGKASADGGPAVIFLFLFTAVACSFAAFAYAEFASMVPVSGSAYTYSYVAFGEIIAWIIGWALIMEYSVGNITVAISWSDYFTSLLSSGGIHLPQWIQMDFLSASRGFDEATALMQAGKSYADLSPALQDAYTAWNTSPVIGSFHFVADLPALLIIVLITALIYRGMKESRNASNIMVVIKLCIVLLVIAVGVFYVDTANWDPFAPNGVSGVLKGVSAVFFAYIGFDAISTTAEECKDPQRDLPRGMMWAIIICTMLYIAIALVLTGMVSYDLLNVGDPLAFVFEKLDLKWMSGIIAVSAVVAMASVLLVFQMGQPRIWMSMSRDGLLPKRFSKVHPKYQTPSYATIVTGFVVAIPALFLNLTLVTDLCSIGTLFAFVLVCAGVLVLQNKKDIPRGKFKTPYVNSKFIMPVLLLIGIAAAFGYNKKATMDFITNETQANSSSAIITALNKEETQKVYQYLVTVDPKNGTTETPDLEQLLSQYQDDDAAYAKIISGLPVDDAIKYESGFSLFKHKIPMWIFIITLLGLTVWSYKENLSLIPLLGLICCLYMMAELSVWNWIYFGVWLLIGLVIYFGFSQKNSKLNI; encoded by the coding sequence ATGGCATTAAAGGGTTTGTTTAGAAAAAAAACTGTTCAAGATATTTTGAATCAAGTTGAAAAAAACAATGCAGATGGTCACAACGCATTAGGAAAACATTTAACAGCTAGAGATTTAACTGCTTTTGGAATTGCTGCAATTGTAGGGGCTGGTATTTTTAGTACTATTGGAAAAGCAAGTGCTGATGGTGGACCTGCGGTGATTTTTTTGTTTCTATTTACCGCTGTCGCTTGTAGTTTTGCTGCTTTTGCTTACGCTGAATTTGCCTCAATGGTTCCTGTTTCTGGAAGTGCCTATACGTATTCTTATGTTGCTTTTGGTGAAATTATAGCTTGGATAATAGGTTGGGCGTTGATCATGGAGTATTCCGTCGGGAATATTACAGTAGCCATATCTTGGAGTGATTATTTTACCAGTTTACTCTCTAGTGGGGGTATTCATTTACCCCAATGGATCCAAATGGATTTCCTATCGGCGTCACGTGGATTTGACGAAGCCACAGCGCTCATGCAAGCTGGAAAAAGCTATGCAGATTTAAGTCCTGCATTACAAGATGCTTATACTGCTTGGAATACCTCTCCAGTAATTGGTTCTTTTCATTTCGTAGCTGATTTACCTGCTTTACTTATTATTGTATTGATTACTGCCTTAATTTACCGCGGTATGAAAGAGTCGCGTAATGCGAGTAATATCATGGTAGTTATAAAATTATGCATCGTTCTTTTAGTAATAGCCGTGGGTGTTTTTTATGTTGATACTGCAAATTGGGATCCGTTTGCTCCAAATGGAGTTTCGGGTGTTTTAAAAGGAGTTTCAGCCGTATTTTTTGCTTACATTGGTTTTGATGCAATATCTACAACTGCAGAGGAGTGCAAAGATCCACAACGTGATTTACCTCGAGGTATGATGTGGGCTATTATTATATGTACGATGTTGTACATTGCTATTGCACTTGTGCTTACAGGTATGGTGAGTTATGATTTACTTAATGTAGGTGATCCGCTTGCTTTTGTATTTGAAAAACTAGATTTAAAATGGATGTCTGGTATTATTGCGGTAAGTGCAGTAGTAGCAATGGCAAGTGTTTTATTGGTTTTTCAAATGGGACAACCTCGTATTTGGATGAGTATGAGTCGTGATGGATTATTGCCAAAACGTTTTTCTAAAGTGCATCCTAAATATCAAACTCCTTCGTACGCTACCATCGTTACTGGTTTTGTTGTTGCTATTCCTGCTCTGTTTTTAAACTTAACATTGGTGACTGATTTATGCAGTATTGGGACTTTGTTTGCTTTTGTGCTAGTGTGTGCGGGTGTCTTGGTTTTGCAAAATAAAAAAGATATTCCTCGTGGTAAGTTTAAAACACCTTATGTGAATTCAAAATTTATAATGCCTGTTTTATTACTTATAGGAATTGCTGCAGCATTTGGATATAACAAGAAAGCAACAATGGATTTTATTACGAATGAAACTCAGGCTAACAGTTCGTCAGCAATTATTACTGCTCTAAATAAAGAAGAAACTCAAAAAGTGTACCAATACTTAGTTACAGTTGATCCAAAAAATGGTACAACAGAAACACCTGATTTAGAACAGTTGTTAAGTCAGTATCAAGATGATGATGCGGCGTATGCAAAAATTATTTCGGGACTTCCTGTTGATGATGCTATTAAATATGAAAGTGGTTTTAGCTTGTTCAAGCACAAAATTCCAATGTGGATTTTTATCATCACACTTTTAGGACTTACAGTTTGGTCTTACAAAGAAAATTTATCCCTAATTCCTTTACTTGGACTAATATGTTGTTTGTATATGATGGCTGAATTAAGTGTATGGAACTGGATTTATTTTGGAGTTTGGTTGCTTATTGGGCTGGTGATTTATTTTGGCTTTAGCCAAAAAAACAGTAAACTTAACATTTAA
- a CDS encoding FAD-binding and (Fe-S)-binding domain-containing protein, which yields MSISLQLEQLSQSFEGTLLQDELHKTLYATDASAYRIKPLLVAIPKTENDIIKILHFAAQNKISITPRTAGTSLAGQTVGNGIIVDVSKYFTKIISFDATNKTVTVQPGVIRDELNLFLKEYGLFFGPNTSTSNRCMMGGMVGNNSSGTTSIRYGVTRDKVQEIHAILSDGSKVVFNEITSDAFIEKTKGNTLESAIYSSLYEELSNIENQKEIVKEFPKPEIHRRNTGYAVDLLLQSELFGGNQKTINVAKLICGSEGTLAFITEITLKVDVLPPTNNVMVVAHFHSIQESLEAVVTAMKHHLYTCEMMDDTILDCTKHNREQAKNRFFIQGEPKAVIMLEVASYKSMEDAENQADLLIADLEKNNFGYALPKIYGADIDKINELRKAGLGLLGSIVGDDKAADSIEDTAVELSDLPQYIADFSTMMERHGQSAIYYAHAGAGELHLRPVLNLKSKEGVHQFRNIATEVAILVKKYRGSLSGEHGDGIVRGEFLPFMIGQKNYELLKRIKFAFDPHCIMNEGKIVNAFKMDENLRFEAGRLEPEIKTIQDFSDSMGVLRATEKCNGSGDCRKLPSAGGTMCPSYRATRNEKDTTRARANALREFLTHSDQDNKFNHKELYEVFDLCVSCKACASECPSNVDVSALKSEFLYQYQETNGYSWRNKVFAYNAKLNGLGSLFPRLTNYMVNLPFVKKSMGIAPKREVPLLAKQTFRKWYEKNSENEITRVFENGKVFLFCDEFTNYYDVSVGIDSYQVLTKLGYQVILLDHEESGRAFISKGFLEQAKAISNYNVSVFSEYVSEDAPLIGIEPSAILTFRDEYLRLADDKVKAKELAENVYTIEEFFKNEITKGKITKAHFSNKKQTIKIHGHCHQKALSSTQATFAMLNLPENSTVTIFNSGCCGMAGSFGYEKEHYEVSMKMGEDTLFPKIRTADPEIVLVAAGTSCRHQIFDGTGKKAEHPITILKSFLI from the coding sequence ATGTCAATATCGCTTCAATTGGAACAATTATCCCAATCATTTGAGGGAACTCTTTTACAAGATGAATTACATAAAACCTTGTATGCCACAGATGCATCTGCTTATCGTATTAAACCGCTTCTTGTAGCTATACCCAAAACTGAGAATGACATCATCAAAATATTACATTTTGCGGCTCAAAATAAAATTTCAATAACGCCCAGAACAGCTGGTACATCACTAGCTGGGCAAACGGTAGGAAACGGAATCATTGTTGATGTATCTAAATATTTTACAAAAATAATTTCCTTTGATGCTACAAATAAAACTGTAACGGTGCAGCCAGGAGTGATTCGGGATGAACTTAATTTGTTTTTAAAGGAATACGGTTTGTTTTTTGGACCCAATACGTCTACCTCAAATCGCTGCATGATGGGCGGAATGGTAGGTAACAATTCCTCTGGCACGACATCCATACGCTATGGAGTCACAAGAGACAAGGTTCAGGAGATTCATGCTATTTTAAGTGATGGCTCGAAAGTTGTTTTTAACGAAATTACTTCTGATGCATTTATCGAAAAAACAAAAGGAAATACGCTTGAAAGTGCTATTTACAGCTCTTTATATGAGGAACTTTCAAATATTGAAAACCAAAAAGAAATTGTCAAAGAATTTCCAAAACCTGAAATACATAGAAGAAATACAGGCTATGCAGTGGATTTGCTGTTGCAGTCAGAACTTTTTGGTGGAAACCAAAAAACTATAAATGTAGCCAAACTCATTTGTGGAAGCGAAGGAACCCTAGCTTTTATTACTGAAATTACATTAAAAGTTGATGTACTTCCGCCTACCAATAATGTTATGGTTGTGGCTCATTTTCATTCTATCCAAGAAAGTCTTGAGGCCGTTGTTACTGCTATGAAGCATCATTTGTACACTTGTGAAATGATGGATGACACCATACTTGATTGCACAAAACACAATAGGGAACAGGCTAAAAATAGGTTTTTTATTCAGGGTGAACCCAAAGCGGTAATTATGCTTGAAGTAGCCTCCTATAAAAGTATGGAAGATGCAGAAAATCAAGCAGATCTATTAATAGCGGATTTAGAAAAAAACAATTTTGGCTATGCCTTACCTAAAATTTATGGTGCTGATATTGATAAGATTAATGAGTTAAGAAAGGCAGGTTTAGGTCTTTTGGGAAGCATTGTGGGTGATGACAAAGCTGCTGATTCTATTGAAGATACAGCGGTTGAATTAAGTGATTTACCGCAATACATTGCTGATTTCTCAACCATGATGGAACGTCACGGTCAAAGTGCTATTTACTATGCTCATGCAGGTGCTGGTGAATTGCATCTTAGGCCAGTATTGAATTTAAAGAGCAAGGAAGGCGTTCACCAATTCAGAAATATTGCTACAGAAGTTGCAATTTTAGTCAAAAAATATCGTGGTTCACTCAGCGGAGAACATGGTGATGGGATTGTGAGAGGTGAGTTTTTGCCATTTATGATTGGGCAAAAAAATTACGAATTGCTTAAAAGAATCAAATTTGCTTTTGATCCTCATTGTATTATGAATGAGGGTAAAATTGTGAATGCTTTCAAAATGGATGAAAATTTACGATTTGAAGCTGGAAGATTAGAACCAGAAATCAAAACGATTCAAGATTTTTCGGACAGTATGGGTGTTCTTAGAGCTACCGAAAAATGCAATGGCTCTGGTGATTGTAGAAAGTTACCTTCGGCAGGAGGAACCATGTGTCCTAGTTATAGAGCAACTAGAAATGAGAAAGATACTACCCGTGCAAGAGCTAATGCATTGCGTGAATTTTTAACACATTCGGATCAAGATAATAAGTTCAATCACAAGGAATTATATGAGGTTTTTGATTTATGTGTAAGTTGTAAAGCATGTGCAAGCGAGTGTCCAAGTAATGTAGATGTTTCTGCATTGAAATCGGAATTTTTATATCAATATCAAGAAACGAATGGCTATTCTTGGAGAAATAAAGTTTTTGCTTACAATGCTAAACTGAATGGTTTGGGAAGTCTTTTTCCCAGACTTACTAATTACATGGTTAATTTGCCATTTGTAAAAAAAAGCATGGGAATTGCACCCAAAAGAGAAGTACCATTATTAGCTAAACAAACTTTTAGAAAGTGGTATGAGAAAAATAGTGAAAACGAAATTACTCGTGTTTTTGAAAACGGAAAAGTATTCTTGTTTTGTGATGAGTTTACAAATTATTATGATGTTTCAGTTGGAATAGACTCTTATCAAGTATTAACAAAATTAGGGTATCAAGTAATTCTTTTGGATCATGAAGAAAGCGGACGTGCGTTTATATCAAAGGGTTTTTTGGAACAGGCCAAAGCAATTTCTAATTATAATGTTTCTGTTTTTTCAGAATATGTTTCTGAAGATGCACCGTTAATTGGTATCGAACCATCAGCAATTTTGACGTTTAGGGATGAATACCTTCGCCTAGCAGATGATAAAGTAAAAGCGAAAGAGTTGGCTGAAAATGTTTACACTATCGAGGAATTCTTTAAAAATGAGATCACAAAAGGTAAAATTACAAAAGCTCATTTTTCAAATAAAAAACAAACCATAAAAATACATGGGCATTGTCATCAAAAAGCATTGAGTTCTACACAAGCTACATTTGCCATGTTAAATCTACCTGAAAATAGTACGGTTACTATTTTCAATTCGGGTTGTTGTGGTATGGCAGGTTCTTTTGGTTACGAAAAAGAGCATTATGAAGTGAGCATGAAAATGGGAGAGGATACTTTATTTCCAAAAATTAGAACTGCTGATCCTGAAATAGTTCTAGTTGCAGCAGGTACAAGCTGTAGACATCAAATTTTTGACGGAACAGGGAAAAAAGCAGAACATCCTATTACAATTCTGAAAAGTTTCTTAATCTAA